In a single window of the Flavobacteriales bacterium genome:
- a CDS encoding mechanosensitive ion channel: MEEFLQKQIIDLGNYHLSMLQLVALAVIVAVTWVVTWGIKKVIVHRANISDLERGRRLSVYQLIQYIIWVVAILLGLESVGFKITVLLAGSAALLVGIGLGLQEVFKDFVSGIILLFDGTIRVSDIIEVDNTVGRVREIRLRASELETRDGIIMIIPNSRFITGSVVNWTHNQKLTRFKVVVGVAYGSDLELVRQTLVECALQHDEVVKNPKPNVFFSDFADSQLTFTLLFYSRSVFKIEFIKSDLRFAIDKAFREKGITIPFPQRDVWMKQ, from the coding sequence ATGGAAGAATTCTTACAGAAACAGATCATCGACCTGGGTAATTATCACCTCAGCATGCTGCAACTGGTGGCGTTGGCCGTCATCGTTGCGGTTACATGGGTGGTCACATGGGGCATCAAGAAGGTCATTGTCCATCGGGCCAACATTTCTGACCTCGAACGCGGAAGAAGGCTCTCCGTCTATCAGCTCATCCAATACATCATCTGGGTGGTGGCCATCCTTCTCGGCCTCGAATCGGTCGGGTTCAAGATCACCGTGCTGTTGGCAGGATCCGCAGCCCTGTTGGTCGGTATCGGTCTGGGCTTGCAGGAAGTGTTCAAAGACTTCGTCAGCGGCATCATCCTGCTGTTCGATGGCACCATCCGCGTGTCCGACATCATTGAGGTCGATAACACGGTGGGTCGCGTCCGCGAGATCCGCTTACGCGCCTCCGAGCTCGAAACCCGTGATGGCATTATCATGATCATCCCCAACTCGCGGTTCATTACGGGCAGCGTGGTCAACTGGACCCACAACCAGAAGCTCACCCGCTTCAAAGTGGTGGTGGGCGTGGCCTACGGCTCCGACCTCGAACTTGTGCGACAGACCCTGGTCGAATGTGCCTTGCAACACGATGAGGTGGTGAAGAATCCGAAGCCCAACGTCTTCTTCTCCGACTTTGCCGATTCGCAACTCACCTTCACCTTGCTCTTCTATTCGCGTTCGGTCTTTAAAATAGAGTTCATTAAAAGCGACCTGCGCTTCGCCATCGACAAGGCCTTCCGCGAAAAGGGCATCACCATCCCGTTCCCGCAGCGCGATGTGTGGATGAAGCAGTAA